From the genome of Pelobates fuscus isolate aPelFus1 chromosome 6, aPelFus1.pri, whole genome shotgun sequence, one region includes:
- the GUF1 gene encoding translation factor GUF1, mitochondrial, with protein MFALNSHHTAKCLHVWKHKICVRFRHSCMWNLCGTNLYDRHAFLEKIHCSNLLHQMHYSSQKEKLDMSEYSVDCIRNFSIIAHVDHGKSTLADRLLEITGRIPKADSNRQVLDKLQVERERGITVKAQTASLFYTFKNKKYLLNLIDTPGHVDFNYEVSRSLSACQGVLLVVDANEGVQAQTVANFFLAFEAQLTIIPVINKIDLKNAEPERVEKQIEKMFDIPGSDCIKISAKFGTNVERVLEEVITKIPPPNIDQNSPFKALLFDSTFDHYRGAVTNVALFGGQVCKGHKIVSAHTGKSYEVNEVGILTPEEVPVEKLYAGQVGYLVAGMKEVKEAQIGDTLYLQKHPVEPLPGFKNAKPMVFAGMYPVDQSEYNNLKSALEKLTLNDSSVTVNRDSSAALGAGWRLGFLGLLHMEVFNQRLEQEYNASVIMTAPTVPYKAKLSSQKLIKEYGEDEITIVNPSEFPDKSQVSEYLEPVVLGTIISPDDYMGKILALCQTRRAVQKSMVYIDEHRIMLKYLFPLNEIVLDFYDSLKSMSSGYASFDYEDAGYQTADLVKMDILLNGRSVEELVTIAHREKAYAVGKAICERLRDSIPRQLFEIAVQAALGNKVIARETIKAYRKNVLAKCYGGDITRKMKLLKRQAEGKKKMRQIGNIEVPKDAFINVLKRTPDK; from the exons ATGTTTGCCTTAAATTCACATCACACAGCAAAATGCCTGCATGTTTGGAAGCACAAGATTTGTGTGCGCTTCAGACACTCCTGTATGTGGAATTTATGTGGTACAAATCTATACGATCGACATGCCTTCCTAGAGAAAATTCATTGCTCAAACCTTCTTCATCAAATGCATTATAGTTCCCAAAAG GAAAAGCTTGACATGTCTGAATATTCTGTAGACTGTATTAGAAATTTCAGTATAATAGCCCATGTGGACCATGGTAAAAGTACTCTTGCTGACAGGCTTCTTGAAATTACAG gGCGTATTCCGAAAGCAGACTCTAATAGGCAAGTTTTGGATAAGCTGCAAGTGGAGCGAGAAAGAGGAATTACAGTGAAAGCACAGACCGCATCACTTTTTTacacctttaaaaacaaaaagtatcttttaaatttGATAGACACCCCG GGCCATGTTGATTTTAACTATGAAGTTTCAAGGTCCCTTTCTGCTTGTCAAGGTGTCCTGCTTGTGGTCGATGCAAATGAg GGTGTTCAAGCGCAGACTGTGGCAAACTTCTTTCTGGCCTTTGAAGCACAACTTACAATTATTCCAGTTATAAACAAG attgatTTAAAGAATGCAGAACCAGAAAGAGtagaaaaacaaattgaaaaaatgtTTGACATTCCAGGAAGTGACTGCATTAAG ATTTCTGCTAAGTTTGGGACAAATGTGGAACGCGTTCTAGAAGAAGTTATAACCAAAATCCCACC ACCGAACATTGACCAAAATAGCCCCTTTAAAGCTCTTTTGTTTGACTCCACATTTGATCATTACAGAGGAGCTGTGACTAACGTCGCACTCTTTGGGGGACAGGTTTGCAAAGGCCACAAGATTGTGTCTGCCCATACAGGAAAGAGCTATGAAGTTAACGAGGTTGGCATACTAACACCCGAAGAGGTTCCTGTAGAAAAGCT CTATGCTGGACAAGTAGGCTACCTAGTTGCTGGAATGAAAGAGGTGAAGGAAGCTCAAATTGGAGACACACTTTATCTGCAGAAACATCCTGTAGAGCCTCTGCCAGGGTTCAAAAACGCTAAACCAATGGTATTTGCAG GCATGTATCCAGTTGACCAATCTGAATACAACAACTTGAAGAGCGCTTTAGAAAAATTGACATTGAATGACTCGAGTGTAACTGTTAATCGGGACAGCAGTGCGGCACTGGGAGCTGGCTGGAG GTTAGGCTTCCTTGGACTTTTACACATGGAGGTTTTCAACCAGCGCTTGGAACAGGAATACAACGCTTCAGTAATTATGACTGCACCCACTGTTCCATACAAGGCTAAACTATCTTCGCAAAAATTAATAAAG GAATATGGGGAGGATGAGATAACTATAGTAAACCCGTCGGAGTTTCCTGACAAGTCACAAGTGTCTGAATATCTTGAGCCTGTTGTGTTGGGTACCATCATTTCACCTGATGACTATATGGGAAAGATACTTGCTTTATGCCAG ACACGACGAGCAGTTCAGAAAAGTATGGTGTACATTGATGAACACAGAATTATGCTGAAATATCTGTTTCCTTTAAACGAAATTGTGCTCGATTTTTATGATAGCCTAAAATCAATGTCATCTGGGTATGCAAG CTTTGACTACGAAGATGCAGGCTATCAGACGGCGGACCTTGTAAAAATGGATATTTTACTAAATGGACGTTCTGTGGAAGAACTGGTCACTATCGCACACCG AGAAAAAGCATATGCAGTTGGCAAAGCAATTTGTGAACGGCTCAGAGATTCCATACCCAGACAACTGTTTGAAATAGCAGTTCAGGCTGCTCTTGGCAATAAAGTCATTGCAAGAGAAAC gATAAAAGCATACAGGAAAAATGTACTAGCTAAATGT TATGGAGGCGATATTACACGAAAAATGAAATTGTTGAAGAGACAGGCTGAAGGCAAGAAAAAAATGAGACAAATCGGCAATATTGAAGTGCCAAAAGATGCATTTATTAATGTGCTAAAGAGAACGCCAGACAAATGA